One genomic region from Apodemus sylvaticus chromosome 1, mApoSyl1.1, whole genome shotgun sequence encodes:
- the Slc5a2 gene encoding sodium/glucose cotransporter 2, with amino-acid sequence MLERMEEHVEGGSELGEQKVLIDNLADILVIAAYFLLVIGVGLWSMFRTNRGTVGGYFLAGRSMVWWPVGASLFASNIGSGHFVGLAGTGAASGLAVAGFEWNALFVVLLLGWLFVPVYLTAGVITMPQYLRKRFGGHRIRLYLSVLSLFLYIFTKISVDMFSGAVFIQQALGWNIYASVIALLGITMIYTVTGGLAALMYTDTVQTFVILAGAFILTGYAFHEVGGYSGLFDKYLGAVTSLTVSKDPAVGNISSSCYLPRADSYHLLRDPVTGDLPWPALLLGLTIVSGWYWCSDQVIVQRCLAGKNLTHIKAGCILCGYLKLMPMFLMVMPGMISRILYPDEVACVVPEVCKRVCGTEVGCSNIAYPRLVVKLMPNGLRGLMLAVMLAALMSSLASIFNSSSTLFTMDIYTRLRPRAGDKELLLVGRLWVVFIVAVSVAWLPVVQAAQGGQLFDYIQSVSSYLAPPVSAVFVLALFVPRVNEKGAFWGLIGGLLMGLARLIPEFFFGSGSCVRPSACPALFCRVHYLYFAIILFICSGLLTLGISLCTAPIPQKHLHRLVYSLRHSKEEREDLDADELDSPAPPPVQNGCQEYAMGMEGKAHPRSVSWEARELTPFRLTVCSPFLPEVQSPAPGLLRQCLLWFCGMSRSGSGSPPPTSEEAAASTRRLEDISEDPSWARVVNLNALLMMTVAVFLWGFYA; translated from the exons ATGCTCGAGAGAATGGAGGAGCACGTAGAGGGAGGCTCTGAACTTGGGGAGCAGAAGGTCCTGATTGATAATCTTGCTGACATTCTGGTCATTGCTGCGTATTTCCTGCTGGTCATTGGTGTTGGCTTGTGG TCTATGTTCAGAACCAATAGAGGCACAGTTGGTGGCTACTTCCTGGCAGGACGGAGCATGGTGTGGTGGCCG GTTGGAGCGTCTCTGTTTGCCAGCAACATCGGCAGCGGTCATTTTGTGGGCCTGGCAGGGACTGGTGCAGCAAGCGGCTTGGCAGTGGCTGGATTTGAGTGGAAT GCGCTCTTTGTGGTGTTGCTTCTCGGATGGCTCTTCGTGCCAGTGTATCTGACGGCCGGTGTGATTACAATGCCTCAGTACCTCCGCAAGCGCTTCGGTGGCCACCGCATTCGCCTCTACCTGTCGGTGCTTTCGCTCTTTTTGTACATTTTCACCAAGATCTCG GTGGATATGTTCTCCGGGGCAGTATTCATTCAACAGGCCCTGGGCTGGAACATTTATGCTTCCGTCATCGCACTCTTGGGCATCACCATGATTTATACTGTGACAG GAGGGCTGGCGGCACTGATGTACACAGACACCGTGCAGACCTTTGTCATTCTTGCTGGGGCCTTCATCCTCACTGGTTATG CTTTCCATGAAGTGGGCGGGTACTCGGGTCTCTTCGACAAATACCTGGGAGCAGTGACGTCACTGACGGTGTCCAAGGATCCAGCTGTTGGCAACATCTCCAGCTCCTGCTACCTGCCGAGGGCTGACTCCTACCACCTGCTGCGTGACCCTGTGACAGGAGACCTGCCGTGGCCTGCGCTGCTCCTGGGGCTTACCATTGTCTCAGgctggtattggtgcagtgatcAG GTAATAGTGCAGCGCTGCCTGGCTGGGAAGAATTTGACTCACATCAAAGCTGGGTGCATCTTGTGTGGCTACCTGAAGCTGATGCCCATGTTCCTCATGGTCATGCCAGGCATGATCAGCCGCATTCTTTACCCAG ATGAGGTGGCATGTGTGGTTCCTGAGGTGTGTAAGCGGGTGTGTGGCACTGAGGTGGGCTGCTCTAACATCGCCTACCCACGGCTCGTTGTGAAGCTCATGCCCAATG GTCTGCGTGGGCTCATGCTGGCCGTCATGCTGGCCGCCCTCATGTCTTCCCTGGCCTCCATCTTTAACAGCAGTAGCACGCTCTTCACCATGGATATCTACACACGCCTGAGGCCTCGTGCAGGCGACAAGGAGCTGCTGCTAGTTGGAAG GCTTTGGGTGGTGTTCATCGTGGCGGTGTCCGTGGCTTGGCTGCCCGTGGTGCAGGCTGCGCAGGGAGGGCAGCTCTTCGATTACATCCAGTCTGTCTCCAGCTACCTGGCGCCTCCAGTGTCTGCAGTCTTTGTGCTCGCACTCTTCGTGCCCCGTGTGAATGAGAAG GGAGCCTTCTGGGGACTAATTGGGGGCCTGCTGATGGGCCTGGCTCGGCTCATCCCCGAGTTCTTCTTTGGCTCGGGCAGCTGTGTGCGGCCCTCGGCGTGCCCAGCGCTCTTCTGCCGGGTACACTACCTCTATTTCGCCATCATTCTCTTCATCTGCTCTGGCCTCCTCACCCTCGGAATCTCCCTGTGCACCGCGCCCATCCCTCAGAAGCAT CTCCACCGCCTGGTTTACAGTCTCCGGCACAGCAAGGAGGAGCGGGAGGACCTGGATGCTGATGAGTTGGACagtccagcccctccccctgtgCAGAACGGGTGTCAGGAATATGCAATGGGGATGGAAGGTAAGGCACACCCCAGGAGCGTATCCTGGGAAGCTCGCGAGCTAACTCCCTTCAGACTAACTGTGTGCTCCCcatttcttccagaggtccagtcCCCAGCTCCAGGCCTGCTCCGCCAGTGCCTGCTCTGGTTCTGTGGGATGAGCAGGAGTGGGTCAGGGAGTCCTCCACCCACTTCCGAGGAGGCGGCTGCAAGCACCAGGCGACTGGAGGACATCAGTGAGGATCCGAGCTGGGCCCGAGTAGTCAACCTCAACGCCCTGCTAATGATGACTGTGGCTGTGTTCCTCTGGGGCTTTTATGCATAA
- the Tgfb1i1 gene encoding transforming growth factor beta-1-induced transcript 1 protein isoform X1 — translation MSRLGAPNERPPEPLTPPPPYGHQPQTGSGETSGASGDKDHLYSTVCKPRSPKPVTPVAPPFSSSSGVLGNGLCELDRLLQELNATQFNITDEIMSQFPSSKMAEGEEKEDQSEDKSSPTVPPSPFPAPSKPSATSATQELDRLMASLSDFRVQNHLPASGPPQPPAASPTHEGSPSPPGQTSKGSLDTMLGLLQSDLSRRGVPTQAKGLCGNCNKPIAGQVVTALGRAWHPEHFLCSGCSTTLGGSSFFEKDGAPFCPECYFERFSPRCGFCNQPIRHKMVTALGTHWHPEHFCCVSCGEPFGEEGFHEREGRPYCRRDFLQLFAPRCQGCQGPILDNYISALSALWHPDCFVCRECLAPFSGGSFFEHEGRPLCENHFHAQRGSLCATCGLPVTGRCVSALGRRFHPDHFTCTFCLRPLTKGSFQERAGKPYCQPCFLKLFG, via the exons ATGTCACGGTTAGGGGCTCCAAACGAACGCCCACCAGAGCCACTCACACCTCCCCCACCCTATGGCCACCAGCCACAG ACAGGGTCTGGAGAAACTTCCGGAGCTTCAGGGGACAAGGATCATCTGTACAG CACAGTATGCAAGCCTCGGTCCCCAAAGCCTGTGACCCCTGTGGCTCCTCCATTCTCCTCTTCCAGTGGTGTGTTGGGCAATGGCCTCTGTGAGCTAGACCGTTTGCTTCAGGAACTTAATGCCACCCAGTTCAACATTACAG ATGAAATCATGTCTCAGTTCCCATCTAGTAAGATGGctgaaggggaggagaaggaggaccaATCTGAAGACAAGAGCTCGCCCACTGT CCCTCCCAGCCCATTCCCTGCCCCCTCAAAGCCTTCGGCCACTTCAGCCACTCAGGAGCTGGATCGACTGATGGCATCACTCTCTGACTTTCGCGTCCAGAACCAC CTTCCAGCCTCAGGGCCACCTCAGCCTCCAGCAGCGAGCCCCACCCATGAGGGATCCCCATCTCCACCAGGACAGACTAGCAAGGGCAGTCTGGACACCATGCTGGGCCTGCTGCAGTCTGACCTCAGCCGCCGTGGGGTCCCCACGCAGGCCAAAGGCCTCTGTGGCAACTGCAATAAACCTATTGCTGGGCAA GTGGTTACAGCTCTGGGCAGAGCCTGGCACCCGGAGCACTTCCTTTGTAGCGGTTGTTCCACAACCCTGGGAGGCAGCAGTTTCTTCGAGAAGGATGGGGCTCCCTTCTGTCCCGAGTGCTACTTTGAGCGCTTCTCCCCACGATGTGGCTTCTGCAATCAACCCATCCGACAT AAAATGGTTACTGCCTTGGGCACCCACTGGCACCCAGAACATTTCTGCTGCGTCAGCTGCGGGGAGCCTTTTGGAGAAGAGG GTTTCCACGAGCGAGAGGGCCGCCCCTACTGCCGGCGGGACTTCCTGCAGCTGTTCGCCCCGCGCTGCCAGGGCTGCCAAGGCCCCATTTTGGATAACTACATCTCCGCACTCAGCGCGCTCTGGCACCCAGACTGCTTCGTGTGTAGG GAATGCCTCGCGCCCTTCTCCGGAGGCAGCTTTTTTGAGCACGAGGGTCGCCCGCTGTGTGAAAACCATTTCCATGCACAGCGTGGTTCGCTGTGTGCCACGTGTGGCCTCCCAGTGACTGGCCGCTGTGTGTCTGCTCTGGGCCGACGCTTCCACCCAGATCACTTCACCTGCACCTTCTGCCTGCGCCCACTCACCAAAGGCTCCTTCCAGGAGCGTGCCGGCAAGCCTTACTGCCAGCCTTGCTTCCTGAAGCTCTTCGGCTGA
- the Tgfb1i1 gene encoding transforming growth factor beta-1-induced transcript 1 protein isoform X3 yields MEDLDALLSDLETTTSHMSRLGAPNERPPEPLTPPPPYGHQPQTGSGETSGASGDKDHLYSTVCKPRSPKPVTPVAPPFSSSSGVLGNGLCELDRLLQELNATQFNITDEIMSQFPSSKMAEGEEKEDQSEDKSSPTVPPSPFPAPSKPSATSATQELDRLMASLSDFRVQNHLPASGPPQPPAASPTHEGSPSPPGQTSKGSLDTMLGLLQSDLSRRGVPTQAKGLCGNCNKPIAGQVVTALGRAWHPEHFLCSGCSTTLGGSSFFEKDGAPFCPECYFERFSPRCGFCNQPIRHKMVTALGTHWHPEHFCCVSCGEPFGEEGFHEREGRPYCRRDFLQLFAPRCQGCQGPILDNYISALSALWHPDCFVCRECLAPFSGGSFFEHEGRPLCENHFHAQRGSLCATCGLPVTGRCVSALGRRFHPDHFTCTFCLRPLTKGSFQERAGKPYCQPCFLKLFG; encoded by the exons ATGGAGGACCTGG ATGCCCTGCTCTCTGACCTGGAGACCACCACTTCACACATGTCACGGTTAGGGGCTCCAAACGAACGCCCACCAGAGCCACTCACACCTCCCCCACCCTATGGCCACCAGCCACAG ACAGGGTCTGGAGAAACTTCCGGAGCTTCAGGGGACAAGGATCATCTGTACAG CACAGTATGCAAGCCTCGGTCCCCAAAGCCTGTGACCCCTGTGGCTCCTCCATTCTCCTCTTCCAGTGGTGTGTTGGGCAATGGCCTCTGTGAGCTAGACCGTTTGCTTCAGGAACTTAATGCCACCCAGTTCAACATTACAG ATGAAATCATGTCTCAGTTCCCATCTAGTAAGATGGctgaaggggaggagaaggaggaccaATCTGAAGACAAGAGCTCGCCCACTGT CCCTCCCAGCCCATTCCCTGCCCCCTCAAAGCCTTCGGCCACTTCAGCCACTCAGGAGCTGGATCGACTGATGGCATCACTCTCTGACTTTCGCGTCCAGAACCAC CTTCCAGCCTCAGGGCCACCTCAGCCTCCAGCAGCGAGCCCCACCCATGAGGGATCCCCATCTCCACCAGGACAGACTAGCAAGGGCAGTCTGGACACCATGCTGGGCCTGCTGCAGTCTGACCTCAGCCGCCGTGGGGTCCCCACGCAGGCCAAAGGCCTCTGTGGCAACTGCAATAAACCTATTGCTGGGCAA GTGGTTACAGCTCTGGGCAGAGCCTGGCACCCGGAGCACTTCCTTTGTAGCGGTTGTTCCACAACCCTGGGAGGCAGCAGTTTCTTCGAGAAGGATGGGGCTCCCTTCTGTCCCGAGTGCTACTTTGAGCGCTTCTCCCCACGATGTGGCTTCTGCAATCAACCCATCCGACAT AAAATGGTTACTGCCTTGGGCACCCACTGGCACCCAGAACATTTCTGCTGCGTCAGCTGCGGGGAGCCTTTTGGAGAAGAGG GTTTCCACGAGCGAGAGGGCCGCCCCTACTGCCGGCGGGACTTCCTGCAGCTGTTCGCCCCGCGCTGCCAGGGCTGCCAAGGCCCCATTTTGGATAACTACATCTCCGCACTCAGCGCGCTCTGGCACCCAGACTGCTTCGTGTGTAGG GAATGCCTCGCGCCCTTCTCCGGAGGCAGCTTTTTTGAGCACGAGGGTCGCCCGCTGTGTGAAAACCATTTCCATGCACAGCGTGGTTCGCTGTGTGCCACGTGTGGCCTCCCAGTGACTGGCCGCTGTGTGTCTGCTCTGGGCCGACGCTTCCACCCAGATCACTTCACCTGCACCTTCTGCCTGCGCCCACTCACCAAAGGCTCCTTCCAGGAGCGTGCCGGCAAGCCTTACTGCCAGCCTTGCTTCCTGAAGCTCTTCGGCTGA
- the Tgfb1i1 gene encoding transforming growth factor beta-1-induced transcript 1 protein isoform X4, giving the protein MSQFPSSKMAEGEEKEDQSEDKSSPTVPPSPFPAPSKPSATSATQELDRLMASLSDFRVQNHLPASGPPQPPAASPTHEGSPSPPGQTSKGSLDTMLGLLQSDLSRRGVPTQAKGLCGNCNKPIAGQVVTALGRAWHPEHFLCSGCSTTLGGSSFFEKDGAPFCPECYFERFSPRCGFCNQPIRHKMVTALGTHWHPEHFCCVSCGEPFGEEGFHEREGRPYCRRDFLQLFAPRCQGCQGPILDNYISALSALWHPDCFVCRECLAPFSGGSFFEHEGRPLCENHFHAQRGSLCATCGLPVTGRCVSALGRRFHPDHFTCTFCLRPLTKGSFQERAGKPYCQPCFLKLFG; this is encoded by the exons ATGTCTCAGTTCCCATCTAGTAAGATGGctgaaggggaggagaaggaggaccaATCTGAAGACAAGAGCTCGCCCACTGT CCCTCCCAGCCCATTCCCTGCCCCCTCAAAGCCTTCGGCCACTTCAGCCACTCAGGAGCTGGATCGACTGATGGCATCACTCTCTGACTTTCGCGTCCAGAACCAC CTTCCAGCCTCAGGGCCACCTCAGCCTCCAGCAGCGAGCCCCACCCATGAGGGATCCCCATCTCCACCAGGACAGACTAGCAAGGGCAGTCTGGACACCATGCTGGGCCTGCTGCAGTCTGACCTCAGCCGCCGTGGGGTCCCCACGCAGGCCAAAGGCCTCTGTGGCAACTGCAATAAACCTATTGCTGGGCAA GTGGTTACAGCTCTGGGCAGAGCCTGGCACCCGGAGCACTTCCTTTGTAGCGGTTGTTCCACAACCCTGGGAGGCAGCAGTTTCTTCGAGAAGGATGGGGCTCCCTTCTGTCCCGAGTGCTACTTTGAGCGCTTCTCCCCACGATGTGGCTTCTGCAATCAACCCATCCGACAT AAAATGGTTACTGCCTTGGGCACCCACTGGCACCCAGAACATTTCTGCTGCGTCAGCTGCGGGGAGCCTTTTGGAGAAGAGG GTTTCCACGAGCGAGAGGGCCGCCCCTACTGCCGGCGGGACTTCCTGCAGCTGTTCGCCCCGCGCTGCCAGGGCTGCCAAGGCCCCATTTTGGATAACTACATCTCCGCACTCAGCGCGCTCTGGCACCCAGACTGCTTCGTGTGTAGG GAATGCCTCGCGCCCTTCTCCGGAGGCAGCTTTTTTGAGCACGAGGGTCGCCCGCTGTGTGAAAACCATTTCCATGCACAGCGTGGTTCGCTGTGTGCCACGTGTGGCCTCCCAGTGACTGGCCGCTGTGTGTCTGCTCTGGGCCGACGCTTCCACCCAGATCACTTCACCTGCACCTTCTGCCTGCGCCCACTCACCAAAGGCTCCTTCCAGGAGCGTGCCGGCAAGCCTTACTGCCAGCCTTGCTTCCTGAAGCTCTTCGGCTGA
- the Tgfb1i1 gene encoding transforming growth factor beta-1-induced transcript 1 protein isoform X2 — translation MATSHRQGLEKLPELQGTRIICTVCKPRSPKPVTPVAPPFSSSSGVLGNGLCELDRLLQELNATQFNITDEIMSQFPSSKMAEGEEKEDQSEDKSSPTVPPSPFPAPSKPSATSATQELDRLMASLSDFRVQNHLPASGPPQPPAASPTHEGSPSPPGQTSKGSLDTMLGLLQSDLSRRGVPTQAKGLCGNCNKPIAGQVVTALGRAWHPEHFLCSGCSTTLGGSSFFEKDGAPFCPECYFERFSPRCGFCNQPIRHKMVTALGTHWHPEHFCCVSCGEPFGEEGFHEREGRPYCRRDFLQLFAPRCQGCQGPILDNYISALSALWHPDCFVCRECLAPFSGGSFFEHEGRPLCENHFHAQRGSLCATCGLPVTGRCVSALGRRFHPDHFTCTFCLRPLTKGSFQERAGKPYCQPCFLKLFG, via the exons ATGGCCACCAGCCACAG ACAGGGTCTGGAGAAACTTCCGGAGCTTCAGGGGACAAGGATCATCTGTACAG TATGCAAGCCTCGGTCCCCAAAGCCTGTGACCCCTGTGGCTCCTCCATTCTCCTCTTCCAGTGGTGTGTTGGGCAATGGCCTCTGTGAGCTAGACCGTTTGCTTCAGGAACTTAATGCCACCCAGTTCAACATTACAG ATGAAATCATGTCTCAGTTCCCATCTAGTAAGATGGctgaaggggaggagaaggaggaccaATCTGAAGACAAGAGCTCGCCCACTGT CCCTCCCAGCCCATTCCCTGCCCCCTCAAAGCCTTCGGCCACTTCAGCCACTCAGGAGCTGGATCGACTGATGGCATCACTCTCTGACTTTCGCGTCCAGAACCAC CTTCCAGCCTCAGGGCCACCTCAGCCTCCAGCAGCGAGCCCCACCCATGAGGGATCCCCATCTCCACCAGGACAGACTAGCAAGGGCAGTCTGGACACCATGCTGGGCCTGCTGCAGTCTGACCTCAGCCGCCGTGGGGTCCCCACGCAGGCCAAAGGCCTCTGTGGCAACTGCAATAAACCTATTGCTGGGCAA GTGGTTACAGCTCTGGGCAGAGCCTGGCACCCGGAGCACTTCCTTTGTAGCGGTTGTTCCACAACCCTGGGAGGCAGCAGTTTCTTCGAGAAGGATGGGGCTCCCTTCTGTCCCGAGTGCTACTTTGAGCGCTTCTCCCCACGATGTGGCTTCTGCAATCAACCCATCCGACAT AAAATGGTTACTGCCTTGGGCACCCACTGGCACCCAGAACATTTCTGCTGCGTCAGCTGCGGGGAGCCTTTTGGAGAAGAGG GTTTCCACGAGCGAGAGGGCCGCCCCTACTGCCGGCGGGACTTCCTGCAGCTGTTCGCCCCGCGCTGCCAGGGCTGCCAAGGCCCCATTTTGGATAACTACATCTCCGCACTCAGCGCGCTCTGGCACCCAGACTGCTTCGTGTGTAGG GAATGCCTCGCGCCCTTCTCCGGAGGCAGCTTTTTTGAGCACGAGGGTCGCCCGCTGTGTGAAAACCATTTCCATGCACAGCGTGGTTCGCTGTGTGCCACGTGTGGCCTCCCAGTGACTGGCCGCTGTGTGTCTGCTCTGGGCCGACGCTTCCACCCAGATCACTTCACCTGCACCTTCTGCCTGCGCCCACTCACCAAAGGCTCCTTCCAGGAGCGTGCCGGCAAGCCTTACTGCCAGCCTTGCTTCCTGAAGCTCTTCGGCTGA
- the Tgfb1i1 gene encoding transforming growth factor beta-1-induced transcript 1 protein isoform X5, protein MEDLDALLSDLETTTSHMSRLGAPNERPPEPLTPPPPYGHQPQTGSGETSGASGDKDHLYSTVCKPRSPKPVTPVAPPFSSSSGVLGNGLCELDRLLQELNATQFNITDEIMSQFPSSKMAEGEEKEDQSEDKSSPTVPPSPFPAPSKPSATSATQELDRLMASLSDFRVQNHLPASGPPQPPAASPTHEGSPSPPGQTSKGSLDTMLGLLQSDLSRRGVPTQAKGLCGNCNKPIAGWLQLWAEPGTRSTSFVAVVPQPWEAAVSSRRMGLPSVPSATLSASPHDVASAINPSDIKWLLPWAPTGTQNISAASAAGSLLEKRVSTSERAAPTAGGTSCSCSPRAARAAKAPFWITTSPHSARSGTQTASCVGNASRPSPEAAFLSTRVARCVKTISMHSVVRCVPRVASQ, encoded by the exons ATGGAGGACCTGG ATGCCCTGCTCTCTGACCTGGAGACCACCACTTCACACATGTCACGGTTAGGGGCTCCAAACGAACGCCCACCAGAGCCACTCACACCTCCCCCACCCTATGGCCACCAGCCACAG ACAGGGTCTGGAGAAACTTCCGGAGCTTCAGGGGACAAGGATCATCTGTACAG CACAGTATGCAAGCCTCGGTCCCCAAAGCCTGTGACCCCTGTGGCTCCTCCATTCTCCTCTTCCAGTGGTGTGTTGGGCAATGGCCTCTGTGAGCTAGACCGTTTGCTTCAGGAACTTAATGCCACCCAGTTCAACATTACAG ATGAAATCATGTCTCAGTTCCCATCTAGTAAGATGGctgaaggggaggagaaggaggaccaATCTGAAGACAAGAGCTCGCCCACTGT CCCTCCCAGCCCATTCCCTGCCCCCTCAAAGCCTTCGGCCACTTCAGCCACTCAGGAGCTGGATCGACTGATGGCATCACTCTCTGACTTTCGCGTCCAGAACCAC CTTCCAGCCTCAGGGCCACCTCAGCCTCCAGCAGCGAGCCCCACCCATGAGGGATCCCCATCTCCACCAGGACAGACTAGCAAGGGCAGTCTGGACACCATGCTGGGCCTGCTGCAGTCTGACCTCAGCCGCCGTGGGGTCCCCACGCAGGCCAAAGGCCTCTGTGGCAACTGCAATAAACCTATTGCTGG GTGGTTACAGCTCTGGGCAGAGCCTGGCACCCGGAGCACTTCCTTTGTAGCGGTTGTTCCACAACCCTGGGAGGCAGCAGTTTCTTCGAGAAGGATGGGGCTCCCTTCTGTCCCGAGTGCTACTTTGAGCGCTTCTCCCCACGATGTGGCTTCTGCAATCAACCCATCCGACAT AAAATGGTTACTGCCTTGGGCACCCACTGGCACCCAGAACATTTCTGCTGCGTCAGCTGCGGGGAGCCTTTTGGAGAAGAGG GTTTCCACGAGCGAGAGGGCCGCCCCTACTGCCGGCGGGACTTCCTGCAGCTGTTCGCCCCGCGCTGCCAGGGCTGCCAAGGCCCCATTTTGGATAACTACATCTCCGCACTCAGCGCGCTCTGGCACCCAGACTGCTTCGTGTGTAGG GAATGCCTCGCGCCCTTCTCCGGAGGCAGCTTTTTTGAGCACGAGGGTCGCCCGCTGTGTGAAAACCATTTCCATGCACAGCGTGGTTCGCTGTGTGCCACGTGTGGCCTCCCAGTGA